The Solanum pennellii chromosome 7, SPENNV200 DNA segment GGaagagagaggcaagcgagtcTAGGAGAGGGAGGTCAGAGGCGAGCGAGGGAGGGGAGAGAGTGGAGAGAGACAAACTATAGATATATATATctgttagataattgtatatatgtaactgatatacatatgtaCTAGTATATCtgacaagcgagattgggagagggaggagagaggcaagtgAGATTGCGTGAGGGAGTACAAAGGAAAGCAAGAGAGgctaattgtatttgtatatttgtcATACAATTGTCTATTTATATGTGTAATTTGTATTTCTATATGTATTACATAGGAGATAGAAGAGACGTGACATGTAATTATAgctaaaattatattatgagccgtattaatttaaattatagttatattagctaattaactaaaataaaattgtttattcgcgtaaatttttttttacttccaaATATGCTTTTATCGTCATAAAATATTGGATGATTGCCAATAACTTTGTAGTGGtgtgatttgttttttttagcaAGAATTACAGTTTATTTTTGCTTTATCATGATAcaacttttgaatttttatggCAAAAACAGGACAAAATGTATCATTAATAAGATAACTAGAATGGAAATCAAAGTTGTTCTTGGATACTCATGGTCTAAGATAATCAAATcttcaataacaataatataagcatgggactttttaattatatcaataaattaaatgattgcAGAAATAGAATCAAGAACAAGAAACTTGTAAAATTTCTTTAcgtttgacaaaaaaaaaagattctctAATATAATTTGAATGAAGATTGAATTTTAAACGTACTCTAGGCGTTCCAAGGACGAACCTCGATGATTGCTAGCTAGAGTTGTCAACTTATGGTTGTAGCCGAGGCCAATAGTCATGACCAGAAGCTGCCATAACATATCACTATAGCAATTGGAGGATCTCaacaaaaagatcaaaatagCGAACGCTCTATCCATCGAGAAATCGAGTTGTCATATTTGTTAGAACTAATTATAAAATTCAGATATAACTTATTATTATCCACGTAAAATTTATTGTGATGTGATCATATGCCAAATTTATTGCATCGTTGTTTATAAACCAATCAATAATCAATATtgctttttataaatatttaagagaataaaattaacaaaatttcataatacataaatatgttttaataattttttgatataaatttaaacaaaaggaaaacagtacgaaaactaatttttttaagaaaaaaatgacttttagtTTTTAGcacatgaatatgaatgattCGCATTTACCAACTAATTAAGATATTGGGGTAATTTTCTAACTATTTTTGGTTGAttcattaaattattatgttattttgttTGCTTATTCTTTTTCGTAATTTTAacactcaaaaatcaaaatcatttaatttgagaaataattttttaaaaaaaaggaaaagagaaaaaacgAAGGTGAAATTACTAGAATCACCTGCTAGGAGCTAGGGTTTGTTACCACCCTATAAATATAAGACGAGGCCGCATTTGCACCGTGGAGGCGGCGGAAGACGAGATAAAGAGAGAGTCGGCGGTGAATTTTGAGCAAGCATGAGGGCAAAGGTCTGTTTTCTGATCCTAAATGCATTTCGTGTTATCTTTTTCGGTTTTGTTAGCTCGAAATTGAAAGTTCTGTGTTGCTGCTCAGTTATGTTTTTGCTTAAACTTCATATTTGCAATTGTTATTGTGTTTGCTATGATGGATTAAAGGACCTATTGACTATTgtttttgttgaatttgttCTTACACATCGTATTTTCAGTTGCATTATCTGATTACTTGAGGATAACTAGTGTGTCATGCTTGGAGATTTATAATACATGATTCATGGTGATCGTAATTGTTGGAGATGATTTGTAGACTTTGAGAAACTATAAATCATATAAGGTAGAATGGAAGCTCACAAGAGGATATATTGTTTAAGATCCTCGTATAGGAATGCTTGAAGTGGGAGGTTTACATACTTTGACATGTACCACACTTGCTCAAATACTCCTTTACAATTTTAATCTACAACAATAGTAATTataggaattagggatacaagTTAGCTATCAAACATCACCTAAGCTATTTAGGCAATTTGTCGAACACAGTACGAGTCCAAGGTCAATTACAATGGTATATTCCCACAATCATCCTTTCTCCTAGCTCACACAAATCTCCTACGAGGTCAAACAACAACCAAAACAGCCCCTATATACACAATCCCCTATTCATCTCTTACTTAAAACAAGGCTTGAACTTACAGTTTTCAATCATGGTTGCGTGACTCCTAGCCATAGAATACATGAAAAATACATACATGATACATATGGCTAATTGTTGATTGAAACTTAGAAATTCCTTACTCAAGTCCTTCGGAAGATCCTTGATTCTCCTATAACTTGGGGACAGATTTAGGTTAGAATCACGTAATCAATGAAGGAGTAGCCCTAATTGATCTTAGATTTCCTTTACCATGAAGAGGAGAGTGAGAAAAGGAGCTATGGTGCTTTGGTTCAAATTGTGTTTGgggtatgaaattttttttgccCCAGCGGACCCATTTTCTAAACTTACATAGTCTTCTTGATCTTAACCAAAAAGGTTGGGTAAGGTGTTATCTTTTgcatttgaattttatattaatatgcaCAGTTGCTTTACAAGGTGTACTTGTTTTTACCTTATCAAACACCTATCATAAATATTCAAGTATTTGTTTGAAGTTGGACCGTACTGGGTCTTTCGAGATCTAATGTTGGGGTAGAAAGCTTCTGAAATCTTGTGTCTCCCCTGTCCTCCATGGAATATATCTTTTCCATATGAATGTTCTGAAAAGTGTGGCCTTAAAGATTTAGAGGAAAGATAAGACTACGTGATATGTTTTTTAGCTTCTTTAGACGACAACAAAGTGTTTGTGTCAAAACTCAGTTGGCACTGCAGTATGCCATCAACCTGTTTTGCGAACAGGGAGTTCGCTGaggttttgttttcttgtgCCATTGTAGTGGTAATAGCAactaatgtttttattttaaatgcaGTGGAAGAAGAAGCGTATGAGGAGACTGAAAAGGAAGCGCAGAAAGATGAGACAGAGATCTAAGTAGAGCAGCAGCAGGGGTCCAGATGCCTACTGTGGTTTCTTGGTTGAAACTGCTGCTTTTTACAATCGCTGTCCATCTCTGTGGCAGCTCCAAAGAATGGAGGTTGTCCGTTGTTTGAAGCTGTGCATTAGTTAATTTACTATGTTCTATGAAGGAGcttagttttagttttaagcATTGGTAGTAAGAATGTTGGTTTGTGTTTTCGTGGTAACTCACTAGTTTTGTCAACTAAGGATATATGTGAGTGATATTGAATGTTCTCTTTCAAGCTGACGTTATTAAGAGGATTTCTCTTTGTTTGGGGTTACATTTCATTTGAATAAATTTTGGCTTTGAACGTTATTACTTCATGTGATGTTCTGATGATGAACAAATGTGTAGTGAAAACCTGGTTGGTTTTGATCTAGTATGATCATGCTTGTGCTTGCTTGGTTCAAGAATATCAAGGCAAATTGAATCTGAGTTGTCTCGAAGAACATCTATAATGTTGATTGCAAGTATTTATACCATATCAACGTACAATAACATGTTCACCTAAAATTTgtcaaatataaacaaataaatggaATGAACTATCTGAACTGGGGAAATAGACACATTAGGCTTGGTGACTTTGTCAATGATCACGTATAACATAAAAGAtggaaattttcatttttcagtaAAAATACTCACTAGATCAAGTAGTGCAGAATTTACCAAATATGTTCAAAATTTACACACGTGGAAAAAGAATGTCATTACACCTGGGGCGACGCCAATTTTTTCATGCTTAATATTTACTTAGACTAACCATGGGTGTCAGTTGAGCTGAGGGTCTATGGAAACAACGTATCTACTTTCAAAAGGTATGGGTAAGGCTACGTACACCCCACTCTCTCCATATCTCACTTGTGAGATTACACAAATTATGCTGTAACGGTAAGTGTCATTCGCGCATGCTCCAGGCTTTGCCTCTTTCCTCAAGAGAAACTATACTAAAGAGACTGAAGAAGGCACTACGCCCCAAGGCTCTTGCCAATATGGATTATGGAGGTTCACTTGAAGTTAAAAAACTGAATTGGCACTGAACCGTGATACTGAAcctaagaaaaattaatattaacacTGTAATGAAAAGAATTTTTGGTTTTTCTACATGTAAGACTCAGTTAATATACAATATTTCAAGGGGAAAGACGCTGTAAAATTTCAATTAGAATGAAAATACAGTCAGTTCTATCATGCAATAGGCCACTAGAAAGAAAGCTTTAGATATACAACTTTTTTTGTAACAGCAATTGAGTAGCAAGAGTAAGCTAGTGAGAATTGACAAGTTTCACCACTCACCTATTTGAAGCCTACTATGAATCAACTACCATATCTGAAAACCAATATCCCGAAGGTTTATTAGTTGTGTAAAGTTACCATCTGACATACAGCATGAGAATAACTTTGTTTATTTGGTGTATTTAGCATTTGCTAATGAAGAACCTTTGTTAGTTTCTCATCCTGTGACCACACGCCATTGGTTTTGTGAAAGATCAGCATACTGCCATATCTTCAAGCTCATATTGCATAGCAAGTCTTTCAACAGTATTTCTACTTATTACTTCTTTCCGGTGCAGTTCCCTTAGGACTACTGATGCAAGCTCCTTGTGATCTTCATGGATGATGCCTTCGACTAGAATGGTATATGTTATCTCATTAGGCATATAACCTTTGCTGATCATGTCCTCAAATACCTTTAATGACAAGTCTGTTCTTTTGGATTTGCATAGTCCAAGCACAAGCGCATTGAAATTGTCAACATCAGGCCTATGTCCATTTTCTTCCATCATGTAGAATACATCGACAGCAGCCACCAACATCTTTTCCAAGCATAATCCTCTGATCAATGAAGAATAGGTGTAAGAGTCTGGAGTAAATCCGTGGGCTGTCATGTCATATAGAAGCTGAAATGCTGCAAATGTGTTTCCTTTCCTACATAAACCAGAAATCACAGCTCTATAGAAATCATGACTGGAGGAGCTTTGTTTAATCCTCAAAGCTTGGAGAATTGAGAAGGCCTCGTGAACCAATCCTTCGTCACACAGCACAGCGATGGAATTATATGTCCCCTCATTAGGACTACAATGTCGTTCTAACATTTGGTCGAGACACTTAATTACTGCATCCACTTTCCTATCTTTGCAGAGACGTGCAATTATCGGATTGTAGCTAGCAGCAATTGGCTTGAACTGTTCTCCAAAGTACATTTCATCCAGAATCTTGATAGCATGATCCGTTTGCCCATGAAGAGCAAGTGAACTGATCAATATATTGTACGTTACAATCGATGGAGAACGATCTTCTCCAACCATCTCTGCCAGAAACTCATTCGCTTCCTCCCAACGTCCTTCAAAACACAAGCTCCTCAACAAGATATTATAGCTGACAACGTTAGGATTAAACCCTTTTGATGGCAAGTTTCTAAAGAATTGTTTAGCTTCGTCTATTCTTCCTTCTTTGCACAGCCCAGTTAAGAGAACATTGTAACTAACCAAATTAGGCTTTCCACCCTTGACAATAATATTGTCTAAAAGTAACATTGCTTCATTAACCCCTTTTTCTTTATAACTAGCCTCAAGCAATATAGAGTAAGTATATGCATTTGGTACCAACCCTTTCTGAATCAACTTTTCGACAAATTGCAGGCTCTTGTTCAAGTTCCCCCTCATACAAAGTCCTCTTATAAGAGAATTGTAAGTCACAGTATTTGTTGGATATCCATATTCCTCCATTTTATCAACTAATTGCATAGCATGACCGACATTTCCTCTCTTACACAAGTTATTCACCAAGAAAGTATAAGAAGCAGCATCAGGTATAGTACCAGAACTCACCATCATTTCCATAACTCTAGCAGCTTTCCTAAGTTTATTACAATTACACAGATCATACAAAAGCTGAGTTGCATGAGTTTTATCAGGCTTTTGGCCCTTCCCCACCATGTATTCCAAATACAAAAATGCATCATAAAGCCTAAGTTCTTTGTTTCTTGGGTCATTTTTACCTGACCTCCAATTCGGCAGAGTGAAAATACTGCCCTTTGAAGCTACTGGTAGCTGTTCTTTTAGAGCTGCACTTAAATGGGAAGAAGCTAAATTTCTTGAAATGCTCCTACTttggaagaaaggaaggaactTTGGTATGTGGGTAGAAAATCCACGAGGATTTCTTGCATTTTCTGGTGATGGATTTGTTATTATGGATACTGAATTTAATGGGACTGCCATGAAATCAAGAAGCTCAAATGTATATAATGGAACCAGAAATGAATCATAAAAACCAAAAATATGATCTGAGTGTCAACTCTCTACAATCAACCATAAAGAAAGACAAGGAAACAGCAGAAAAGAACATACAATATAGGGTATCTATGCCATTCTTGATCATTTATGAAAATAGAGAGCTTCTTCTTCTCCTTGCCCTCTAATTGTACAGTATTCTGTTCCAGAGGAaacagattttttctttttgtaaagtttttaaaatggACTACATCAGTTGAGCTCCATCTTCTAGTGTGGTGTGGGTCAAGTCTGTCCACTCCCTCTCAGTGTTATCCAAAAGATGGGTGAGGGAATGTGAATAAAAAAAGGGCATGGACGAGCTATAATAGTagaaatattcattattttaaattccTATTATAAATTCACTAAATATTCACATCTTAAACCTTAAACTTCAtttctcaattaattaataGGAAGAAAAGGATAAGAGGAAATGATATTGGGTATGGCTTGAAAATTGGAATGATGCACTTATCATGCAAAAATAAGTAGGTACATTACAAAAACGCTCAATAGTAGCGGagtcaaaattttttataacGGGTTCAAAATTCGTAGAAATAGATGTACGGATTTGTCGAAGGagttcgacatctactatacatacataaaatagtattttaaccatgtataaatagtataattttttaatctaaGAGCCCCCTTGTATAAATATTATGACTGAGTGTATTATAATAAATCTCTTTACCTTTATAAGATAGtattatcattttaaaacatcatttctaaattacattaaatatattattataatactaAAATACACAATGTCAATTAGCTTAAAGAATTGGACAATTTTTAAGACACTTATATTAGATTCGCACTCACTATGATTTTTTAAAGAGAAcatcatatattactaaaagcatgaacaaaaaagttgaaagttgaattacggtTTTACCccttctataaattaaattgttataaaatatttcaatatttgattgtataaatttaattaaatgttaatgacttttcAACTTTCTAagattaattcctaattaaatatctaatttattgatatttatcatctataatctatatgtatataataattattttttttaaaaaaaaatctttacctaattttctttacttttcctcttcttataactttttccttaacccctctcatgaataatataattgatgtggataaagtattatcctttatgataaataacgaaatttaataatttaaagggtgCAAATCTACAAAATGGAAACACACATTGATAATGTcctcttaattattattaaagaatgactctagcttcacaaatttaaattcattgatgcttaattacatgataagaactttagttgttctttcTACATGATTtgctaactttaatttttttcatattcttcatttatttattattattttctaattacttattcaacttttatactcttagtattcataactctcatcttttcatattcataacctccaaatatttaaactaaaattttaagatatcttttgatattccttcaattctatttatataaattcaacttttttatctcatgaaatccctaccaagattattaggctattattttttttctatagtaAAAGTAGATGAtgaagactcttgaattttgataggatatgaaAGGAGTCAATAAGAACTCAAAGAGTTATGTACtcattttgtacttattttttcatctatatatacatcaatcttataagaataatgtctatattgtattttttcttaaatattctgtttctttttgtctttttttctctctgttAGACTTCTTAAttagttttctatgaatgttttattgccgtaagtctttattcttatttgtaattgttacattttattattcattacaatttacatatatatttccataaaattttagtcattctaacatatctataaaaattcacatgaaacaTACGTGCGAAGCACGTGCTCagaaactagtattattataagagggaacaaaaaaagttaaaagttgaattacaattttatctttactataagttaaaatgttatatagcatttaattatttagtttaaatgttaaattgtatcattttaataaaaatgtagatGACTTTTGCATTTCcttaaattaattcttaattaaaatataaggaaataattaaatgtttggaatgtgaaaagatatattttaattgtacaTGTATATCCTAGAATAATTACTGGCATATGAAAATAGTGACCCCATTTATTCGATTAATGCCACTGAttctatttatttgatttagtaTTACTAAGATATTTAAAGTGTGTtgttatatatgaatgaattagtaataaattattgagatgACTTGTAATTGCCTCAATTTATTACTAATTACAATGACTtgtttttttcatctttttaattattcattcaaaCTAGACTAGATTTCAAGTTCAAAGCAATAATTATTAGTGGTAATGTTAATTCTCTTATTAAGTCTAACTATGAtttgtatttttcatctttccATCTATCCATATATTAAAGACTATTTTAGAACTGAAAAACATTAGAATTTAAACAGACATTATAAccattgaaaaatgaaagataTTGTCATtcaactaataataaaaaaactattcCATCTATGATAGGCaaaaaagacatgaaaaaatagaatacaTGAGGTGGGGAGAAGAACTTGAAGACTTCTTTTTAGACATGCCTAAGTCCCCATA contains these protein-coding regions:
- the LOC107026297 gene encoding pentatricopeptide repeat-containing protein At1g79080, chloroplastic; translated protein: MAVPLNSVSIITNPSPENARNPRGFSTHIPKFLPFFQSRSISRNLASSHLSAALKEQLPVASKGSIFTLPNWRSGKNDPRNKELRLYDAFLYLEYMVGKGQKPDKTHATQLLYDLCNCNKLRKAARVMEMMVSSGTIPDAASYTFLVNNLCKRGNVGHAMQLVDKMEEYGYPTNTVTYNSLIRGLCMRGNLNKSLQFVEKLIQKGLVPNAYTYSILLEASYKEKGVNEAMLLLDNIIVKGGKPNLVSYNVLLTGLCKEGRIDEAKQFFRNLPSKGFNPNVVSYNILLRSLCFEGRWEEANEFLAEMVGEDRSPSIVTYNILISSLALHGQTDHAIKILDEMYFGEQFKPIAASYNPIIARLCKDRKVDAVIKCLDQMLERHCSPNEGTYNSIAVLCDEGLVHEAFSILQALRIKQSSSSHDFYRAVISGLCRKGNTFAAFQLLYDMTAHGFTPDSYTYSSLIRGLCLEKMLVAAVDVFYMMEENGHRPDVDNFNALVLGLCKSKRTDLSLKVFEDMISKGYMPNEITYTILVEGIIHEDHKELASVVLRELHRKEVISRNTVERLAMQYELEDMAVC